The following are encoded in a window of Nitrospinota bacterium genomic DNA:
- a CDS encoding OsmC family protein, with amino-acid sequence MSHIRKSRQFIYKNHVKWLKERKGLLSSSGKSTIEVATPPEFKGHPDIWTPEDFFVSSVNICIMTTFLYFAEKEKLELVNYESFAEGTLERVEDKFMFSKIKVFPQIFVASFADIEKAKDLLGLSEKGCLISNSIKSDVEIKPEIEIGSKE; translated from the coding sequence ATGAGCCATATAAGAAAAAGCAGACAGTTTATCTATAAAAACCATGTAAAATGGTTAAAAGAAAGAAAAGGGCTTCTCTCATCTTCTGGAAAATCGACTATTGAGGTGGCTACACCACCCGAATTTAAAGGCCATCCTGACATATGGACTCCAGAAGATTTTTTTGTATCTTCTGTCAATATCTGTATTATGACCACTTTTTTGTATTTTGCTGAGAAAGAAAAGCTTGAATTGGTAAATTATGAGAGTTTTGCAGAGGGAACCTTAGAACGAGTAGAGGACAAATTCATGTTTTCCAAGATAAAAGTATTTCCTCAGATTTTTGTTGCATCTTTTGCAGACATTGAAAAGGCAAAAGACCTTTTAGGACTATCTGAAAAGGGATGTCTCATATCCAACTCAATAAAATCTGATGTTGAGATTAAACCTGAGATAGAAATTGGTTCTAAAGAATGA
- a CDS encoding DUF5320 domain-containing protein gives MPGGDRTGPLGLGPGTGWGMGYCYGYPVAGYANPAGGRWFGFGRGWGRGMGWGRGGFGRGRGFWRGGAYPYAYNPGVYSYASYGYPDAPNITPQQEADMLREEAKSMQDEIKSINERIAGLESETKAKAKDKGR, from the coding sequence ATGCCCGGAGGAGATAGAACAGGCCCTCTAGGATTAGGACCAGGAACAGGTTGGGGTATGGGTTACTGTTACGGCTATCCAGTTGCAGGCTATGCCAATCCTGCTGGAGGAAGGTGGTTTGGGTTTGGTCGAGGATGGGGCAGAGGCATGGGTTGGGGACGTGGCGGGTTTGGCAGAGGAAGAGGCTTTTGGCGAGGAGGAGCATATCCCTATGCGTATAATCCAGGGGTTTATTCATACGCTTCTTATGGATATCCCGATGCTCCAAATATAACCCCACAGCAGGAAGCGGATATGCTAAGAGAAGAAGCCAAGTCCATGCAGGACGAGATTAAAAGTATAAATGAGCGTATAGCAGGACTTGAGTCCGAGACGAAGGCTAAGGCTAAAGATAAAGGCCGTTAA
- a CDS encoding ATP-binding protein — protein MKQIIVISGKGGTGKTIITASFASLAKNKVMADCDVDAADLHLLLKPVVKERNQFKSGQTAKINKNLCSKCGECVKACHFDAISKDFIIDFLSCEGCAVCSLICPDKAISMEDNLSGEWFISETKYGPMVHAKLGIAAENSGKLVTMVRRAAKLIAEKEQKDYCIIDGPPGIGCPVIASLVGVDFALIVTEPTLSGIHDLKRVLSIAKQNKIKTSVCINKYDLNLENTQKIKDFCKKSKVDMAGDIPFDKEAVKSLINAVPLVEYDENREASIRIKEMWNKIKKTLWQDMELKKEVVKN, from the coding sequence GTGAAACAAATCATTGTTATCAGCGGTAAAGGCGGAACAGGTAAGACGATTATCACGGCAAGCTTTGCCTCATTAGCTAAAAATAAAGTCATGGCTGATTGTGATGTCGACGCAGCGGATTTACATCTTTTGCTAAAACCAGTAGTCAAAGAAAGGAATCAATTCAAAAGTGGGCAGACTGCCAAGATTAATAAAAATCTGTGCTCGAAGTGTGGAGAATGTGTAAAAGCCTGTCATTTTGATGCAATAAGTAAAGATTTCATTATTGATTTCCTTTCCTGCGAAGGATGTGCTGTTTGTAGTCTTATCTGTCCTGATAAAGCTATATCCATGGAAGATAATCTATCGGGGGAATGGTTTATCTCTGAAACAAAATACGGCCCAATGGTACACGCAAAATTAGGAATTGCTGCAGAAAATTCTGGAAAACTTGTTACCATGGTGAGAAGGGCTGCAAAGCTGATTGCAGAAAAAGAACAGAAGGATTATTGCATTATAGATGGACCGCCTGGAATCGGCTGCCCAGTTATTGCCTCATTGGTTGGCGTTGACTTTGCATTGATAGTCACGGAACCAACTCTATCTGGCATTCATGATCTAAAAAGGGTCCTTAGCATTGCCAAACAAAATAAGATAAAAACCTCTGTATGCATAAATAAGTATGATCTAAATCTTGAAAATACTCAAAAGATAAAAGATTTCTGCAAAAAATCTAAGGTAGATATGGCAGGAGACATCCCTTTTGACAAAGAGGCTGTCAAATCTTTAATTAATGCAGTGCCTCTCGTAGAATATGATGAAAACCGAGAAGCTTCCATAAGAATAAAAGAGATGTGGAATAAAATCAAGAAGACGTTATGGCAAGATATGGAACTAAAGAAAGAGGTAGTAAAAAATTAA
- a CDS encoding NifB/NifX family molybdenum-iron cluster-binding protein has product MKICVTSQGENLDSEVDSRFGRSHYFIIVDSENLDFESIKNPNIEAVGGAGIQSAQLIANKGAKVLLTGHCGPNGFHTLQAAGVEVIVGASGTVKEAIEKYKKGELKATDSPDVMSEFGMPKKSYEL; this is encoded by the coding sequence ATGAAGATTTGCGTTACTTCTCAGGGAGAGAATTTGGATTCAGAAGTTGATTCCAGGTTTGGAAGAAGTCATTACTTTATTATTGTAGATTCAGAAAATCTCGATTTTGAATCTATAAAAAATCCTAACATTGAGGCTGTGGGTGGAGCAGGAATCCAGTCAGCCCAATTAATTGCAAATAAAGGGGCAAAAGTTTTGCTTACAGGTCACTGTGGGCCAAATGGATTTCATACCTTACAGGCAGCAGGTGTCGAGGTAATTGTTGGAGCATCTGGAACTGTTAAAGAGGCGATTGAAAAATATAAAAAAGGTGAGCTTAAAGCAACGGATAGTCCAGATGTAATGTCTGAGTTTGGAATGCCTAAAAAGAGCTATGAACTTTAA
- a CDS encoding ATP-binding protein translates to MIISVASGKGGTGKTTVAVSLALSLSNVQLLDCDVEEPNAHLFLKYQIKEKRSVFVPVPKVDESQCNFCGKCAEVCAYNAIAVLKNKVLIFPELCHGCGGCSLFCPEKAIFEVDKEIGELEIGKNGKNIDFVQGILKVGEARSSPLIREVKKYIDTDKEVIIDAPPGTRCSVVESIKRSNFCILVTEPTPFGLHDLTLAVDVLQKMKIPFGVVINRSDLGDKKVDAYCLKENIPILMRIPFSKNIAVAYSKGIPVVQEKPEYLSKFKGLFRTIRALSKKSRGG, encoded by the coding sequence ATGATCATTTCTGTTGCTAGCGGTAAGGGTGGGACGGGAAAGACAACCGTCGCTGTAAGTCTGGCATTGTCTCTGTCTAATGTTCAGCTTCTGGACTGCGATGTCGAGGAGCCAAACGCCCATCTTTTTTTAAAATACCAAATCAAAGAAAAAAGGTCTGTTTTTGTCCCTGTCCCAAAAGTAGATGAATCTCAATGCAACTTCTGTGGTAAGTGTGCTGAAGTCTGTGCCTATAATGCAATTGCGGTCTTGAAAAACAAGGTATTAATCTTCCCCGAACTCTGTCATGGGTGTGGTGGCTGCAGTCTTTTTTGTCCTGAAAAGGCAATTTTTGAAGTAGATAAGGAGATAGGGGAATTAGAGATAGGAAAGAATGGTAAAAATATCGATTTTGTCCAAGGTATATTGAAGGTTGGCGAAGCAAGGTCTTCTCCTTTAATAAGAGAGGTTAAAAAATACATCGATACAGACAAGGAGGTTATTATAGATGCTCCACCTGGCACGAGGTGCTCTGTTGTCGAATCCATCAAGAGAAGTAATTTTTGTATTCTTGTTACAGAGCCGACGCCTTTTGGTCTTCATGATTTAACTCTTGCGGTTGATGTATTGCAAAAGATGAAGATTCCTTTTGGTGTTGTCATCAATCGCTCAGATCTGGGAGATAAAAAAGTTGATGCTTACTGTCTTAAAGAAAATATTCCAATATTAATGAGAATCCCTTTTAGTAAGAATATAGCTGTGGCTTATTCTAAGGGGATTCCCGTAGTACAAGAAAAACCAGAATACTTGAGTAAGTTCAAAGGGCTTTTCCGTACCATAAGGGCTCTTTCGAAAAAATCAAGAGGGGGGTAG
- a CDS encoding zinc ribbon domain-containing protein, with protein MPLYSFICNDCGAQFELLVGMICGEEEKVCKECGSTKISRQMSSFSLGKSSGTGGNSSCTTPT; from the coding sequence ATGCCGCTGTATAGCTTTATTTGTAATGACTGTGGAGCACAGTTTGAACTTTTAGTGGGCATGATTTGTGGAGAAGAAGAAAAGGTCTGCAAGGAATGCGGGAGTACTAAAATCTCTCGGCAGATGAGTAGCTTTAGTTTAGGCAAATCCTCCGGCACAGGTGGAAACTCAAGCTGTACCACACCAACCTGA
- a CDS encoding NifB/NifX family molybdenum-iron cluster-binding protein, protein MKVSISTDGDSVSLHFGRCPTFTIVEIDDKGLVNKKAIDNPGHHPGLLPQFFHEQGIDCVIAGGMGARASGLFKQYGIETLTGISGRIDEVIDKLIKGTLEGGESLCIPGSGKNYGLDKTECDHASDHKE, encoded by the coding sequence TTGAAAGTATCAATCTCTACGGATGGAGATTCTGTATCTCTTCATTTCGGTCGTTGCCCTACATTTACCATTGTTGAGATTGATGATAAGGGTTTGGTGAATAAAAAGGCAATTGATAATCCAGGTCATCATCCCGGGCTTTTACCTCAATTTTTTCATGAACAAGGCATAGATTGTGTTATTGCAGGAGGTATGGGGGCAAGAGCCTCAGGATTATTTAAACAATATGGCATAGAAACTCTTACTGGAATTAGCGGGAGGATTGATGAGGTTATAGATAAATTAATCAAAGGAACCCTTGAAGGCGGAGAATCCTTATGCATTCCTGGTTCTGGTAAGAATTATGGCTTGGATAAAACCGAATGTGATCACGCTTCTGATCATAAAGAGTAG